Proteins from a single region of Pseudomonas ekonensis:
- a CDS encoding aldehyde dehydrogenase, with product MFERADWQRKAAVLSFPDLAVIGGKHCAAQSGQTFVAVNPATGAHLADVAACGEADVEAAVANARQAFDSGVWSGRSPVERKQVLLRLAELVLAHRDELALLDSLNMGKPVMDAYNIDVPGAAGVLRWYAESLDKLYDQVAPSAADVLATITREALGVVAAVVPWNFPLDMAVWKLAPALAAGNSVILKPAEQSPFSALRLAELALEAGLPPGVLNVLPGLGEQAGQALGLHPDVDCLVFTGSTQVGKYFMQYSAQSNLKQVWLECGGKSANLVFADCRDLDLAAQKAAFGIFFNQGEVCSANSRLLVERSIHDEFVERLKAQAERWQPGDPLDPASAAGAMVDGRQTATVLRFIREAEREGATLVCGGRQLTFNGSQNFIQPTILTGVRPSMALFREEVFGPVLAVIPFDDEAHALQLANDSVYGLAASLWTDDLHRAHRVARRLRAGTVSVNSVDALDVTVPFGGGKQSGFGRDLSLHSFDKYTQLKTTWFQLRS from the coding sequence GTGTTCGAACGTGCAGACTGGCAGCGCAAGGCCGCTGTGTTGAGTTTCCCCGACCTCGCCGTGATCGGCGGCAAGCATTGCGCCGCGCAGTCGGGGCAGACCTTTGTGGCGGTCAACCCGGCGACCGGCGCGCACCTGGCGGATGTCGCCGCGTGCGGCGAGGCCGACGTCGAGGCGGCGGTGGCCAATGCGCGGCAGGCGTTCGACAGCGGCGTCTGGTCCGGGCGTTCGCCCGTGGAGCGCAAGCAGGTGCTGCTGCGGCTGGCCGAGCTGGTCCTGGCCCACCGCGATGAACTGGCGCTGCTCGATTCGCTGAACATGGGCAAACCGGTGATGGACGCCTACAACATCGACGTGCCGGGCGCCGCCGGGGTGTTGCGCTGGTACGCCGAAAGCCTCGACAAACTCTATGACCAAGTGGCGCCGAGCGCCGCGGACGTGCTGGCCACCATCACCCGCGAAGCGCTGGGCGTGGTCGCCGCCGTGGTGCCGTGGAACTTCCCGCTGGACATGGCCGTGTGGAAACTCGCCCCGGCGCTGGCGGCCGGCAACTCGGTGATCCTCAAGCCCGCCGAGCAGTCGCCGTTCTCCGCGTTGCGCCTGGCCGAACTGGCGCTGGAGGCCGGGTTGCCGCCGGGCGTGCTCAACGTGCTGCCGGGGCTCGGCGAACAGGCCGGTCAGGCGCTGGGCCTGCACCCGGACGTCGATTGCCTGGTGTTCACCGGCTCGACGCAAGTGGGCAAATACTTCATGCAGTACTCGGCGCAATCGAACCTCAAACAGGTGTGGCTGGAGTGCGGCGGCAAGAGCGCCAACCTGGTGTTCGCCGATTGCCGTGACCTGGATCTGGCGGCGCAGAAAGCCGCATTCGGCATCTTTTTCAACCAGGGCGAGGTCTGTTCGGCCAACTCGCGGCTGCTGGTCGAGCGCTCGATCCACGACGAATTCGTCGAACGCCTCAAGGCGCAGGCCGAGCGCTGGCAGCCGGGGGATCCGCTGGATCCGGCGAGCGCCGCCGGGGCGATGGTCGACGGCCGTCAGACCGCGACGGTCCTGCGCTTCATCCGCGAGGCCGAGCGCGAAGGCGCGACGCTGGTCTGCGGCGGCCGGCAATTGACCTTCAACGGCTCGCAGAACTTCATCCAGCCGACGATCCTCACCGGCGTGCGGCCGTCCATGGCGCTGTTTCGCGAAGAGGTGTTCGGCCCGGTGCTGGCGGTGATCCCGTTCGACGATGAGGCCCACGCCTTGCAACTGGCCAACGACAGCGTCTACGGTCTGGCGGCGTCGCTGTGGACCGATGACCTGCACCGCGCCCACCGGGTGGCCCGGCGATTGCGGGCGGGAACGGTGTCGGTCAACAGCGTCGATGCGCTGGACGTCACCGTGCCGTTCGGCGGCGGCAAGCAGTCCGGTTTCGGCCGCGACCTGTCGCTGCATTCGTTCGACAAATACACCCAGCTGAAAACCACCTGGTTTCAGCTGCGCTCATGA